In one Rutidosis leptorrhynchoides isolate AG116_Rl617_1_P2 chromosome 8, CSIRO_AGI_Rlap_v1, whole genome shotgun sequence genomic region, the following are encoded:
- the LOC139861108 gene encoding aldehyde oxidase GLOX-like, with protein MKQSRLFLLLLIIWVVLKESRSDLPGTWELLVSNARIASMHTAVTRFSTVVLLDRTDLSPTEERNDRYHCRKHTLDDPSATQDCYAYSVLYDLSNNYLLPLMVVTDTWCSSGQFLPDGTLLQTGGDNDGFKKIRRFKPCENRLCDWEELENIELAEGRWYSSNQILPNGSVIIVGGRDAVGVELFPQQNGPRVVNFPFLEEAKDDQVDNLYPYVHLLPNGHLFVFANNKSVLYDYTNNVVLKRYPELEGGPRNYPSAGSSVILALTRDYSSATIVVCGGAEYRAFKENKTGAPAQKSCGRIEATAKDPVWEMEDMPFGRIMGDMVMLPTGDVLIVNGAQAGSQGFEMASKPCLNPVLYKPNEPLRLRFVTQNPGSVPRMYHSTANLLPDGRVLLAGSNPHSYYNFSTEFPTELKIEAFSPEYLSPEKKIMRPTIIGLPEKIHYGGRFDILVMSGFPMAVVPEVNIASAPFATHSFSQGQRLVKLMVSSAISGFLGEYRFECKAPPNGKVAPPGYYMLFVVNMGVPSVARWVQLA; from the coding sequence ATGAAACAATCAAGATTATTTCTTCTATTGCTTATAATCTGGGTGGTGCTTAAGGAATCACGGTCAGATCTCCCGGGCACATGGGAACTACTTGTCTCCAATGCCCGGATCGCTTCCATGCACACAGCGGTCACTCGTTTCAGTACAGTTGTCCTTCTTGATCGCACTGACCTTAGCCCAACCGAAGAGCGCAATGACCGATACCATTGTCGAAAACACACACTAGACGACCCGAGTGCTACACAAGACTGCTATGCTTACTCGGTCCTGTACGATCTTAGTAACAATTACTTGTTACCGTTAATGGTTGTTACCGACACATGGTGTTCGTCTGGACAATTTCTTCCAGATGGGACCCTCTTACAAACCGGAGGTGATAACGACGGTTTCAAGAAGATACGTAGGTTTAAACCTTGTGAAAATCGGCTTTGTGATTGGGAAGAACTTGAAAATATTGAGTTAGCTGAAGGTAGATGGTATTCTAGTAATCAGATACTACCTAACGGATCCGTTATTATTGTTGGTGGTCGTGATGCGGTTGGCGTCGAACTTTTTCCTCAACAAAATGGTCCGAGGGTTGTGAATTTTCCGTTTCTTGAAGAAGCGAAAGATGACCAAGTGGATAATCTTTACCCTTATGTTCATCTTCTACCAAATGGTCACTTATTTGTGTTTGCTAATAACAAGTCTGTATTATATGACTATACAAATAATGTTGTATTGAAAAGGTACCCGGAATTAGAAGGCGGCCCACGTAATTACCCGTCTGCAGGGTCATCAGTTATACTTGCGTTAACGAGGGATTATTCATCTGCAACGATTGTTGTTTGTGGGGGAGCAGAGTACAGAGCTTTTAAAGAGAACAAAACGGGGGCTCCGGCTCAAAAAAGTTGCGGTCGAATTGAGGCAACCGCAAAAGATCCGGTTTGGGAAATGGAGGACATGCCGTTTGGTCGGATAatgggcgatatggtgatgcttccAACGGGTGATGTTTTGATCGTAAACGGCGCACAAGCCGGTAGTCAAGGGTTTGAAATGGCGTCTAAACCATGTTTGAATCCGGTCTTGTATAAACCTAATGAACCATTACGCTTGCGTTTTGTGACGCAAAACCCTGGTTCAGTGCCGAGAATGTATCATTCTACGGCTAATTTGCTTCCCGATGGCAGGGTTTTGCTCGCGGGAAGCAACCCACATTCTTATTACAACTTTAGTACTGAGTTCCCTACCGAATTAAAAATCGAAGCATTTTCACCCGAGTATTTGTCTCCCGAGAAAAAGATTATGAGGCCAACAATTATTGGGTTGCCGGAAAAGATACATTATGGAGGTCGTTTCGATATACTAGTGATGTCTGGGTTCCCTATGGCGGTTGTACCAGAAGTAAACATTGCGAGTGCGCCTTTCGCGACACATTCGTTTTCACAGGGTCAGAGACTAGTGAAATTGATGGTGTCAAGTGCGATATCGGGTTTTTTGGGTGAATATAGATTCGAATGTAAGGCACCACCCAACGGAAAGGTAGCACCACCCGGGTATTATATGTTGTTCGTCGTAAACATGGGTGTACCTAGTGTCGCAAGATGGGTGCAGTTGGCTTGA